A genome region from Chryseobacterium sp. G0186 includes the following:
- the asnS gene encoding asparagine--tRNA ligase, with the protein MKKQTIKEILKDYKKVLHHDITVYGWVRSFRANRFIALNDGSTINNLQIVVDFENFDEEIIKNISTASSLKIVGEVVESQGAGQSVEIVAKKIIVLGDNFTEELQSTILQPKKHSLEKLREQAHLRFRTNLFGAVFRVRHAVSFAVHSFFNQNQFFYINTPVITGADAEGAGEMFGVTNFDLNNMPKTEEGEIDFAQDFFGKKTNLTVSGQLEGETAAMGLGRIYTFGPTFRAENSNTTRHLAEFWMIEPEVAFNNLEDNIDLAEDFLKYVIQYVLDNCKDDLDFLNKRFEEEQKTKPEKERAKEGLIEKLENVIAKRFKRVSYTEAIEILMNSKENKKGKFAYPVESWGTDLQSEHERFLVEKHFECPVILFDYPKEIKAFYMKLNEDNKTVAAMDVLFPGIGEIIGGSEREARLDVLKQKMADMHVDEHELWWYLDTRKFGSVPHAGFGLGLERLVLFVTGMTNIRDVIPFPRTPKSAEF; encoded by the coding sequence ATGAAAAAGCAAACGATCAAAGAAATCCTAAAGGATTACAAGAAAGTATTACATCATGACATTACAGTTTACGGATGGGTAAGATCATTCCGTGCTAATCGCTTTATAGCTCTTAATGATGGTTCTACGATTAATAATTTGCAAATAGTTGTTGATTTCGAAAATTTTGATGAAGAAATCATCAAGAATATTAGTACAGCTTCTTCCCTTAAAATAGTAGGAGAAGTGGTAGAAAGTCAAGGAGCAGGGCAGTCTGTAGAAATTGTAGCTAAAAAAATCATTGTTTTAGGAGATAACTTTACGGAAGAACTTCAAAGTACAATTCTTCAACCTAAGAAACACAGTTTGGAAAAACTTCGTGAGCAGGCGCACTTAAGATTCAGAACCAACTTATTTGGCGCAGTTTTCAGAGTACGTCACGCGGTAAGTTTTGCCGTTCACTCTTTCTTTAACCAAAACCAGTTTTTCTATATCAATACACCGGTAATTACAGGGGCAGATGCAGAAGGGGCAGGTGAAATGTTTGGAGTAACGAACTTTGACCTGAACAATATGCCAAAAACTGAAGAGGGTGAAATTGATTTTGCACAGGATTTCTTCGGGAAAAAGACCAACCTTACGGTTTCAGGACAGCTTGAAGGAGAAACTGCAGCGATGGGATTGGGAAGAATCTATACATTCGGACCTACTTTCCGTGCTGAAAATTCAAATACAACAAGACATCTTGCAGAGTTCTGGATGATTGAGCCGGAAGTGGCTTTCAACAACCTTGAAGATAATATTGATCTTGCAGAAGATTTCTTAAAATATGTAATCCAGTATGTATTGGATAACTGTAAAGATGATCTGGACTTCCTGAACAAACGTTTTGAAGAAGAACAAAAAACAAAACCGGAAAAGGAAAGAGCTAAAGAAGGACTTATCGAGAAACTTGAAAATGTAATTGCCAAGCGTTTTAAGCGTGTAAGCTATACAGAAGCTATCGAGATCTTAATGAATTCAAAGGAAAACAAAAAAGGAAAATTTGCTTATCCTGTTGAAAGCTGGGGAACAGATCTTCAGTCTGAGCACGAAAGATTTTTGGTTGAGAAACATTTTGAGTGCCCGGTTATATTGTTCGATTATCCAAAAGAGATCAAGGCTTTCTATATGAAGCTGAACGAAGACAACAAAACGGTTGCTGCAATGGATGTACTTTTCCCAGGTATCGGTGAGATCATTGGTGGATCTGAAAGAGAAGCAAGATTAGACGTTTTAAAACAGAAAATGGCAGATATGCATGTAGATGAACATGAGCTTTGGTGGTATCTGGATACCCGAAAATTCGGTTCTGTTCCTCATGCAGGGTTCGGTTTAGGATTGGAAAGATTAGTTCTTTTCGTAACAGGGATGACTAACATCAGAGATGTGATTCCTTTCCCAAGAACACCGAAAAGTGCTGAATTCTAG
- a CDS encoding CDP-alcohol phosphatidyltransferase family protein produces MKNIPNLLILSRFIAAFVILYLGYFIGDSARKYIVILMYFGLFTDIFDGIIARKTGVSSEKLRRLDSQTDLIFWLSLGCTSYLLNPELITNEWKSILLIFIMEALCYIISIWKFGKETCTHALLAKMWGLSLLLAFTYLIGFQEAGWAFNLAVILGLISHLDVILIILLLPKWQYDVPSCYHALKIRNGKQRKKTIFFN; encoded by the coding sequence ATGAAAAATATACCTAATTTGCTCATCCTATCCCGTTTTATTGCAGCTTTTGTAATTCTGTATCTGGGATATTTTATAGGTGATTCAGCACGAAAATATATTGTAATCCTTATGTACTTTGGTTTATTTACCGATATTTTTGATGGAATTATCGCCAGAAAGACTGGTGTTTCTTCAGAAAAACTGAGAAGATTGGACAGTCAGACAGATCTTATTTTCTGGTTATCCCTTGGATGTACTTCCTATCTGCTGAATCCGGAACTTATCACCAACGAATGGAAAAGCATTCTGCTGATCTTTATTATGGAAGCTTTATGCTACATCATCAGTATCTGGAAGTTTGGAAAAGAAACCTGTACTCATGCTTTGTTAGCAAAAATGTGGGGACTTAGCCTGCTGTTGGCCTTTACCTATCTGATCGGATTTCAGGAAGCAGGATGGGCATTTAACCTGGCAGTCATTTTAGGATTGATCTCTCATTTGGATGTGATTCTGATTATTTTATTGCTTCCTAAATGGCAATATGATGTTCCCAGCTGTTATCATGCCCTGAAAATCAGGAATGGGAAACAGCGTAAAAAGACGATTTTCTTTAATTAA
- a CDS encoding SRPBCC family protein, whose protein sequence is MKTLLKLIGIIILLFIAYAVIAILAFSKDYHYEKSVVINAPKEKVWQYVGSLKGYNMWDPFSKEIKNITITYSGEGDKMGDSYHWKGDDSEGEQSITETVPNQKLVTKLHFIQPFDGNAKGTFILTPEGSGTKVTWLIDNELNSMMKVMKPMMDRNMDKMFGQGLGDLKTLSEK, encoded by the coding sequence ATGAAAACACTCTTAAAACTTATAGGAATAATCATTCTATTGTTTATTGCCTATGCTGTGATTGCTATTTTAGCTTTCAGTAAAGATTATCATTATGAAAAATCAGTTGTCATCAATGCTCCAAAGGAAAAGGTATGGCAGTATGTAGGTTCCTTAAAAGGATATAATATGTGGGATCCTTTTTCAAAGGAAATAAAAAATATTACAATTACCTATTCCGGTGAAGGAGACAAAATGGGAGATTCTTACCATTGGAAAGGTGATGACAGTGAGGGAGAACAATCTATCACTGAAACGGTACCCAATCAAAAGTTGGTAACAAAGCTTCATTTTATTCAGCCCTTTGACGGAAATGCTAAAGGTACTTTTATCCTGACTCCTGAGGGCAGCGGAACAAAGGTAACATGGCTGATTGATAATGAACTGAATAGCATGATGAAAGTAATGAAACCCATGATGGACCGTAATATGGATAAAATGTTCGGACAGGGTCTCGGTGACCTGAAGACCTTGTCAGAAAAATAA
- a CDS encoding YqaE/Pmp3 family membrane protein produces the protein MLLAILLPFLSFIMRGKVLTGIVCLILQITLIGWLPAAIWAVLSLNNERANKRNEDLIRAMRQNQR, from the coding sequence ATGTTACTAGCCATTTTACTTCCTTTTCTATCGTTTATTATGCGTGGAAAAGTACTTACCGGAATCGTTTGCCTGATCTTACAGATTACTTTAATAGGCTGGCTTCCTGCTGCCATTTGGGCTGTTTTATCTCTCAACAATGAAAGAGCCAATAAACGAAACGAAGATTTAATTCGAGCTATGCGACAAAATCAAAGGTAA
- a CDS encoding helix-turn-helix domain-containing protein has protein sequence MNTLRNGNYFGQTNNTVNFEGLIITDTEYTHPYVDWHYHENAYFTFLLQGNMTEGNKKETYGCSAGTLLYHDWEDPHYNIKPDVFTRGFHIEVSQHWFDRFDLQKDRLEGSFNIQDPSLKLLVYKIFKETQDESNSFELSVHQLLLHLFSQFSAQKDRLEKKPLWATQVNEILHENFTEKLSLTELSTAVNVHPIHLSRDFQKYFHCNLGEYIRKLKLNKSLELLIKSNSLTEIALECGFADQSHFIRCFKENIGITPLKYKNLLRK, from the coding sequence ATGAACACCCTTCGTAATGGCAACTACTTTGGACAGACCAACAACACTGTTAATTTTGAGGGACTAATCATCACAGATACTGAATATACCCACCCTTATGTAGACTGGCATTATCATGAAAATGCCTATTTCACTTTCTTACTTCAGGGAAATATGACGGAGGGAAACAAAAAAGAGACTTACGGATGCTCTGCAGGCACATTATTGTATCATGATTGGGAAGATCCACACTATAATATTAAACCTGATGTATTTACACGGGGATTCCATATTGAGGTTTCACAACACTGGTTTGATCGGTTTGATCTTCAAAAAGACAGATTAGAAGGGAGTTTTAATATACAGGATCCTTCTTTAAAATTATTGGTTTACAAAATTTTTAAGGAAACCCAAGACGAAAGTAATTCCTTTGAACTGTCTGTACATCAACTTTTATTACATCTATTCAGTCAGTTTTCAGCTCAAAAAGACAGATTGGAAAAAAAGCCGCTTTGGGCTACTCAGGTCAATGAAATTTTACATGAAAATTTCACAGAAAAGCTGAGTCTTACTGAACTTTCCACCGCTGTAAATGTTCATCCCATCCATTTAAGCAGAGATTTTCAAAAGTATTTTCATTGTAATTTGGGAGAATATATTAGAAAATTAAAACTGAATAAATCGCTGGAACTTCTTATCAAATCCAATTCTCTCACGGAAATTGCCTTAGAATGCGGGTTTGCAGATCAAAGTCATTTCATCCGTTGTTTTAAGGAAAATATCGGAATAACTCCTTTGAAATATAAAAACCTTTTACGAAAATAG
- a CDS encoding DUF805 domain-containing protein: MFKTPFSFEGRIRRTEYGLSYLIYLAFSVPFNIYFQSSEPSGIALLFFFVLLIPFLWFLLAQGAKRCHDRGNSGWFQLIPFYGLWMIFADSDHGPNEYGPNPKGEGNYNSINEIGKKEF, translated from the coding sequence ATGTTTAAAACACCATTTTCATTCGAAGGACGAATCAGAAGAACAGAATACGGATTATCATATCTTATCTATTTAGCATTTTCTGTTCCTTTTAATATTTATTTTCAAAGTAGCGAACCATCAGGAATCGCTCTTTTATTTTTCTTTGTTCTATTGATCCCATTTCTTTGGTTTCTTCTTGCACAAGGTGCCAAAAGATGCCATGACAGAGGGAATTCGGGTTGGTTTCAATTAATTCCTTTTTATGGTTTGTGGATGATATTTGCAGACAGTGATCACGGACCAAACGAATACGGACCTAATCCTAAGGGTGAAGGAAACTACAACTCTATTAACGAGATTGGTAAAAAAGAATTTTAA
- a CDS encoding helix-turn-helix domain-containing protein — protein MHQETLLKEIRRKIGERSLNDEIANILNISYDAAHRRTSLKAKFSFEEALELAKYYQISLDQFLGTENQLVVKRTQPVKTAEDLLNYFENSLKILNVFQNLTDSKVYYSAKDIPFFYTISDSVLSRFKFYVWMNLLNQDKFLSPFHEFNMEYHSVKNEMLKELYDKQNVTEIWNDTTIMSALRQISFYSEIGLLKKDDVWMILDDLKKLLQELENKTLEKNNFQIYVNDLVILNNSILFKNKQQCSFFVPFSMFGYMMTNDKLTCEDSLSYFEHQIKNSRSLNESGNRERKVFFNKMYEQIDHLKHHVS, from the coding sequence ATGCATCAGGAAACTTTATTAAAGGAAATCCGCAGAAAAATTGGTGAGAGATCTTTAAATGATGAAATCGCCAACATTCTTAATATCAGCTACGATGCAGCCCACAGGAGAACTTCTTTAAAGGCAAAATTCAGCTTTGAAGAGGCCCTGGAGCTTGCCAAATACTATCAAATTTCACTTGATCAGTTTCTGGGCACAGAAAATCAATTGGTTGTAAAGAGAACACAACCTGTAAAAACCGCCGAAGATCTTTTGAATTATTTTGAGAATTCTCTCAAGATTCTGAATGTTTTTCAGAATTTAACAGATTCTAAGGTCTATTATTCTGCCAAGGACATTCCTTTTTTCTATACCATTTCGGATTCAGTCCTTTCCCGCTTCAAGTTTTATGTTTGGATGAATCTGCTGAATCAGGATAAGTTTCTTAGTCCATTCCATGAGTTTAATATGGAATATCATTCTGTAAAAAATGAAATGCTCAAAGAGCTTTATGACAAACAAAACGTCACAGAAATATGGAATGACACCACCATCATGAGTGCTTTAAGACAAATTTCTTTTTATTCCGAAATAGGATTATTAAAAAAAGATGATGTCTGGATGATTCTGGATGATCTGAAGAAATTACTACAAGAGCTTGAAAATAAAACACTGGAAAAAAATAATTTTCAGATATATGTCAATGATTTAGTAATTTTAAACAACAGTATTTTATTTAAAAATAAACAGCAATGTTCGTTTTTTGTTCCTTTCAGTATGTTCGGATATATGATGACTAATGATAAGCTGACCTGCGAGGATTCTTTGAGTTATTTTGAACATCAGATTAAAAACTCTAGGTCACTGAACGAATCAGGAAATCGGGAAAGGAAAGTTTTCTTCAATAAAATGTATGAACAGATTGATCATCTAAAACATCATGTATCATGA
- a CDS encoding serine hydrolase domain-containing protein, with product MKPITQLIFILTFSLWMGQTQNIFNPEKIENPIQKKYSGKIIFIDKTVTLENLKESDILTSSTFREDKDLGIHVFLNNSLVNNLHQLEPTFTVDELLKNGNYQFSFYVDGKPVYKENLNTGAGTAESKKIKTAFRIPLISSNNEDSWGRYLWMRFYLNHNGIDALASGNHLLRIEIRPYLKAPSLKTGPVIADGEITLKVPEKNISEQQMTVQPIQPNSGWIISEEKIDNGMIRNLNKKIAEERFKSLTSIVVVKNGKLLLEEYFNNSGRDSLQDTRSVGKSFSSALTGIAIKEGYIKSENQSLKEFYDVKQFKNYSSKKDSVTIKSLLTMSSAFEGNDEDSESPGNEENMYPTENWVKFALDVPMTGNTIGKNWSYFTAGVVITGDILDKTVPKGLENYANKKLFQPLGITNYKWQFTPQNKPSLAGGLRMKALDFAKFGQLYQNNGVWNGKTVLDKAWIRKSFTNYFTDQEGFEGYGYLFWRKVYKVENKDFEAYQSSGNGGNKIIVFAQIPVVIVITAKAYNQPYAHSQADKIIQEYLLPALLKSKE from the coding sequence ATGAAACCTATTACCCAGTTAATCTTTATTTTGACATTCTCTCTCTGGATGGGACAAACCCAGAATATTTTCAATCCTGAAAAAATTGAAAATCCTATTCAGAAAAAATATTCCGGAAAAATTATTTTCATAGATAAAACGGTTACCCTTGAAAACCTAAAGGAGTCAGACATTCTTACTTCTTCAACATTCCGGGAAGATAAGGATTTGGGAATTCATGTATTTCTTAATAATTCTCTTGTCAATAATCTGCACCAGCTTGAACCTACCTTTACCGTTGATGAGCTTCTTAAAAACGGAAATTATCAATTTTCATTTTATGTTGACGGGAAACCGGTTTACAAAGAAAATCTGAATACGGGAGCAGGCACAGCTGAGAGTAAAAAAATAAAGACGGCTTTCAGAATTCCTCTTATCAGCAGCAATAATGAAGATTCTTGGGGAAGATATTTGTGGATGCGCTTTTATTTGAACCATAACGGAATTGATGCCCTGGCAAGTGGAAATCATCTTCTCAGAATTGAAATTCGTCCTTATCTGAAAGCACCATCACTAAAAACAGGGCCTGTTATTGCAGATGGAGAAATTACACTCAAGGTTCCTGAAAAGAATATTTCAGAACAACAGATGACCGTTCAGCCTATTCAACCTAACAGTGGATGGATTATTTCTGAAGAAAAGATTGATAACGGCATGATCAGAAATCTCAATAAAAAAATTGCAGAAGAAAGATTCAAGAGTTTGACAAGTATTGTGGTTGTAAAAAACGGTAAACTCCTTTTAGAAGAATATTTTAATAATTCCGGAAGAGATTCTTTACAGGATACCCGATCGGTAGGAAAATCTTTTTCTTCGGCTTTAACTGGAATTGCCATAAAAGAAGGGTACATAAAAAGTGAAAATCAGTCCCTGAAGGAATTCTACGATGTAAAGCAGTTCAAAAATTATTCATCTAAAAAAGACAGTGTTACTATCAAAAGCTTATTGACAATGAGTTCAGCTTTTGAGGGAAATGATGAAGATAGTGAGTCTCCGGGTAATGAGGAAAATATGTATCCTACTGAAAATTGGGTGAAATTTGCACTGGACGTCCCTATGACTGGCAACACCATTGGGAAAAACTGGAGTTATTTTACAGCCGGCGTTGTAATAACCGGAGATATTTTAGATAAGACAGTTCCCAAAGGTTTGGAAAATTATGCAAATAAAAAATTATTTCAACCTTTAGGAATCACGAATTATAAGTGGCAGTTTACCCCTCAGAACAAGCCATCCCTGGCTGGAGGATTAAGAATGAAAGCATTAGATTTCGCCAAATTCGGGCAGCTGTATCAAAACAATGGGGTTTGGAATGGTAAAACTGTTTTAGATAAAGCCTGGATTAGAAAATCTTTTACTAATTATTTTACAGATCAAGAAGGGTTTGAAGGCTATGGTTATTTATTCTGGAGAAAGGTATATAAAGTAGAAAACAAGGACTTTGAAGCCTATCAATCCAGTGGAAATGGTGGAAACAAAATCATTGTATTTGCGCAAATTCCTGTTGTTATCGTAATTACCGCAAAAGCCTATAATCAGCCTTATGCACACTCACAGGCTGATAAAATTATACAGGAATATCTTTTACCCGCCTTACTTAAAAGCAAAGAGTAA
- a CDS encoding M3 family metallopeptidase — protein MNILTEKFNTPYHSAPFGDIKNEDYLPAFKELIQKSEEEINAIVNNPEAASFENVIEALAYSGEQLDVVSNIFFNLNSAETSDEIQQIAQEVSPILTEYSSKISQNEALFNKIKKVYDEKATYNLNEEQEMLLNETYKGFVRSGALLNEEDKEKLKKISMDLSLKSLQFGQNVLASTNAYFKHITDKEQLAGIPEAIIEQYAEEAKERNLEGWVVTLQYPSYIPFMTYAENRDLRKELALANGKKSFDGGEFDNQNLIKELLNLKQQKAELLGYKNYADFVLEERMAKSPVKVFDFLNELLTKAKPYAAKEIDELKSLAKADGIEEMQGYDHTFYAEKLRKQKFDLNDEELKPYFPLNQVQEAVFRLSGELFGLSFEERNDIPKYHEDVKVYEVKENGNYKSLLYVDYFPRKGKRAGAWMTSYKNQYQQNGENSRPHISIVCNFSKPTKDTPSLLTFQEVTTLFHEFGHALHGMMANTQYPNLSGTSVKWDFVELPSQFLENFCYEPEFLKTFAKNYKTGEILPDEKIEKIEQSKNFMEGYQTMRQLGFGLLDMNYHTKVAELDHKSIKAFEDQYTKDTALYPTNTETAMSPSFSHIFQGGYSAGYYSYKWAEVLDADAFQYFKENGIFNPEIAAKYKVLLSSGGTKDPMELYKNFRGSEPKVESLLKRAFG, from the coding sequence ATGAATATTTTAACAGAAAAATTCAACACGCCATATCACTCAGCACCATTTGGTGACATTAAAAATGAAGATTATCTCCCAGCTTTTAAGGAGTTGATTCAGAAATCTGAAGAAGAAATCAATGCTATTGTGAACAATCCTGAAGCTGCGTCTTTTGAAAATGTTATCGAAGCATTAGCTTACTCTGGTGAGCAACTGGATGTGGTTTCCAATATATTTTTCAATTTAAATTCTGCTGAAACCAGTGATGAGATCCAACAGATCGCTCAGGAGGTTTCTCCTATTTTAACAGAATATTCGTCAAAAATCTCTCAAAATGAAGCTCTTTTCAACAAAATAAAAAAGGTATATGATGAAAAGGCAACCTACAATCTTAATGAAGAACAGGAAATGCTTTTGAATGAAACCTACAAGGGTTTTGTAAGAAGTGGTGCCCTTTTGAATGAGGAAGACAAGGAAAAACTGAAAAAAATAAGCATGGATCTTTCTTTAAAGTCTCTGCAGTTCGGACAAAATGTATTGGCTTCTACGAATGCTTACTTTAAACATATTACAGATAAAGAACAGCTGGCAGGAATTCCCGAGGCCATCATTGAGCAATATGCTGAGGAAGCAAAGGAAAGAAACCTTGAAGGCTGGGTAGTTACTTTACAGTATCCAAGCTATATTCCGTTCATGACGTATGCCGAAAACCGTGATCTGAGAAAGGAACTGGCATTGGCAAACGGTAAAAAGTCTTTTGATGGTGGAGAATTTGACAATCAGAACCTTATTAAAGAACTTCTTAATTTAAAGCAACAGAAAGCTGAGCTTTTAGGATATAAAAATTATGCAGATTTTGTACTTGAAGAAAGAATGGCAAAATCTCCGGTAAAGGTTTTTGACTTTTTAAATGAACTTTTAACTAAAGCAAAACCCTATGCCGCTAAAGAGATTGACGAGTTAAAATCTCTAGCCAAAGCCGATGGAATTGAAGAAATGCAAGGCTATGACCATACTTTTTATGCTGAAAAACTTCGTAAACAGAAATTTGATCTTAATGATGAGGAACTGAAACCTTACTTTCCGCTGAATCAGGTACAGGAGGCTGTTTTCAGATTATCCGGAGAGTTGTTTGGGTTATCTTTTGAAGAAAGAAATGACATTCCAAAGTACCATGAGGATGTAAAAGTATATGAGGTAAAAGAAAACGGCAATTATAAATCTTTACTATATGTTGATTATTTCCCAAGGAAAGGGAAAAGAGCCGGTGCATGGATGACAAGCTATAAAAATCAGTATCAGCAAAACGGTGAAAACTCACGTCCGCATATCTCTATTGTTTGTAATTTCAGCAAACCCACTAAGGATACTCCAAGTCTGTTGACCTTCCAGGAAGTGACCACTCTATTCCATGAGTTTGGGCATGCTCTTCACGGAATGATGGCGAATACCCAATACCCTAATCTTTCAGGAACATCTGTAAAATGGGACTTTGTGGAACTTCCGTCACAGTTTTTGGAAAACTTCTGCTATGAGCCTGAGTTCCTGAAAACCTTTGCGAAAAACTACAAAACAGGAGAAATACTTCCTGATGAAAAAATTGAAAAAATTGAGCAATCCAAAAACTTCATGGAAGGCTACCAAACAATGAGACAGCTTGGCTTTGGACTTCTGGACATGAATTATCATACAAAGGTTGCAGAGTTAGATCATAAGAGTATAAAAGCGTTTGAAGATCAATACACCAAGGATACTGCTCTTTACCCAACCAATACTGAAACAGCGATGAGCCCAAGTTTTTCACATATTTTCCAGGGTGGATATTCTGCAGGATATTATTCTTATAAATGGGCGGAAGTTCTGGATGCCGATGCATTCCAATATTTCAAGGAAAATGGAATCTTTAATCCTGAGATTGCAGCGAAGTATAAAGTTCTTCTTTCTTCTGGTGGAACAAAAGATCCAATGGAATTGTATAAGAATTTCAGAGGAAGCGAACCGAAGGTAGAGAGTTTGTTGAAGAGAGCATTTGGATAA
- a CDS encoding nitroreductase, with product MNKATVLKEIIEQRRSIFPKDYTDAEISQEVIDEILHAATLAPNHKRTKPWRFKIFKGEEKTKLASEMQAIYKASQPEQLFLEKKYNDIGFKINKANVVVSIIVNFSGMVPEWEEIAATSMAVQNMYLSCTANNIGCYWSSPKIVDHLKESLTIEENQKCLGLFYMGEI from the coding sequence ATGAATAAAGCAACAGTTTTAAAAGAAATCATAGAGCAAAGAAGGAGTATTTTCCCGAAAGATTATACAGATGCAGAAATTTCTCAGGAAGTTATTGATGAAATTTTACACGCAGCGACCTTAGCTCCCAATCACAAACGTACAAAACCTTGGCGTTTCAAGATATTCAAAGGTGAAGAAAAAACAAAATTAGCTTCAGAAATGCAGGCAATCTATAAAGCCAGTCAGCCTGAACAGCTTTTTCTGGAGAAAAAATACAACGATATCGGTTTTAAAATCAATAAAGCCAATGTTGTAGTTTCCATTATTGTTAATTTCAGCGGAATGGTTCCTGAATGGGAAGAAATTGCAGCAACCTCCATGGCTGTACAGAATATGTATCTAAGCTGTACGGCTAATAATATAGGCTGTTACTGGAGCTCCCCTAAGATTGTAGATCACCTGAAAGAATCTTTGACGATAGAGGAAAACCAAAAATGTCTGGGGCTTTTTTATATGGGTGAAATATAA
- the rimM gene encoding ribosome maturation factor RimM (Essential for efficient processing of 16S rRNA), which produces MRKEDCYLLGKITRRHGLAGNVIFKLDTDQPELYNKLESIFVEINGLLVPFFIEKSSWSKLDALNLAFKNSSEAMVDQVLGKSVYLPLATLPKLTGKQFYYHEIIGYNILDENDNDCGVIRSVNDQTAQNYFILGFDGREIVIPLIKDWILEVNREERFIKMQLPEGLMDVFLVPSKKDE; this is translated from the coding sequence ATGCGTAAAGAAGATTGCTATTTATTAGGTAAAATCACACGCAGACATGGACTTGCGGGTAACGTTATCTTTAAATTAGATACCGACCAACCCGAGCTTTACAATAAATTGGAATCAATATTCGTTGAAATCAACGGATTATTGGTTCCATTTTTTATTGAAAAATCATCATGGAGCAAATTAGATGCTCTGAATCTTGCATTCAAAAACTCTTCTGAAGCAATGGTAGACCAGGTTTTAGGTAAAAGTGTTTACCTTCCGCTAGCTACATTGCCTAAACTTACAGGGAAACAGTTCTATTACCACGAAATTATCGGGTATAATATTCTTGATGAAAATGATAATGACTGTGGCGTAATCCGATCCGTAAACGATCAGACTGCACAGAATTATTTCATTCTTGGATTTGATGGGAGAGAAATTGTTATTCCTTTGATCAAAGACTGGATTCTTGAAGTCAACAGAGAAGAGAGATTTATTAAAATGCAGCTGCCGGAAGGCTTGATGGACGTATTCCTGGTTCCATCCAAAAAAGACGAATAA
- a CDS encoding 30S ribosomal protein S16, with product MSVKIRLQRHGKKGKPFFHIVVADSRARRDGRFIEKLGTYNPITNPATIELNVDSAVKWLNNGAQPTDTARAILSYKGALYKKHLQGGVAKGAFDEAEAEKRFNAWVDAKDSKVQGKVEGLATAKADAKKAALEAEVKVNEARIAAAAQAEADAKAAEEAANAPAEEVVAEATEGEAPAAETEENTEA from the coding sequence ATGTCAGTAAAAATCAGATTACAAAGACACGGTAAAAAAGGAAAACCTTTTTTCCACATCGTGGTTGCAGATTCTAGAGCTAGAAGAGATGGTAGATTCATCGAAAAACTAGGAACTTACAACCCAATTACTAACCCTGCAACTATCGAGTTGAACGTTGATTCTGCTGTAAAGTGGTTAAACAACGGTGCTCAGCCTACTGATACTGCTAGAGCTATTCTTTCTTACAAAGGTGCTCTTTACAAAAAACACTTACAAGGTGGTGTTGCTAAAGGTGCTTTTGATGAAGCTGAAGCTGAGAAAAGATTCAATGCTTGGGTAGACGCTAAAGACTCTAAAGTACAAGGTAAAGTAGAAGGTTTAGCAACTGCTAAAGCTGATGCTAAGAAAGCTGCTTTAGAAGCTGAAGTAAAAGTAAACGAAGCTAGAATTGCTGCTGCTGCACAAGCTGAAGCTGATGCTAAAGCTGCTGAAGAAGCTGCAAACGCACCTGCTGAAGAAGTTGTTGCTGAAGCTACAGAAGGAGAAGCTCCTGCTGCTGAAACTGAAGAAAACACTGAAGCTTAA